The nucleotide window GCCGGCCAGCGACTGCAGTCGTTCGCGCAGGTAATCCGCCAAGCGCGGCTGCTGGCTGAAAGCGACGTTAAAGCGGATATGCGCGTCGGCCTGCTGGTCGGCGCTGAAGGTGGCGCCGCGCATCAGCACGATCTTGTTGCGGTAAGCGTCTTGCACCAGCAAATTCAAATCCACATCACCGGGTACCGTGGCCCACAAGAACAGGCCGCCTTCGCCCGGGTGGTCCAGTAACAAACCCGCATCGGTCAACTGGCGCGCGCTGGCGTGGCGGGCAACCAGCAGCTTGGCGTTCAAACGGTCCAGGTGTTTGCGCCAACGCCCGGCGGCCAACACTTCGAGCAGCACGTATTCGTTGAGCGCGGGCGTGGTCAATATCGAACAGATCTTCTCGCGCATCAGCGCCTTGAGCAGTGTGGGGTCGGCCGCCATGTAGCCCATGCGCAGCGCCGGGCTCAGCGCCTTGCAGAAGCTGGAGTAATAAATGACGCGGTCCAGCCCCGACAGGCTGGCCAGGCGCGTGGCGTGGCCGGGGTGGAAGTGGCCGTGCACGTCGTCTTCGGCAATCAGGAAGCCGTGTTGCTGCGCGAGCATCAAGACCTTGTGCAGGTTGGCCGCAGTGCTGCTCCAGCCCGTGGGGTTGTGCAACACGGTCTGGATGAAGAGGATGCGCGGCTTGTGTTCGCGGCAGGCGGCGTCCAACTGCTCCAGGTCCACACCGTCGGGGCGACGCTTGATGGGGACGGCGCGTATACCGTCTTTGCGCAGGCGCTCGAACATCAAAAAGTAGCCTGGGTCTTCGACCAGCACGGTGTCGCCGGGTTGCAGGAAGGCGCGGCAGATCAAGTCGATGGCGTGGGTGCCGCCAAAGGTGGTGAGGATGCGGCCCGCGTCCACCGCAATGCCAATGCCGCGCAGCACCATGGCAATGCGCTCCCGCAGATCGGGCAGGCCCTGCGGCGGGCAGCGCGAGGCCATGCCAGCACTGGCACGCGCCAAGCCACGCTGCACGGCGGCGGCAGGTACCGCGTCTTCGAGCCACGCGGGCGGCAACGTACCGCTGCTGGCCAGCAGCACCCCGGCGCGCTGGTCATTGGCCTGCTGTGCCAACCACACGCCGTCTTGTTCTTCGCCGGCTTCCAGCGCGGCGGCGTCGGGCATGGGTGTGGCGGCGCGTGACTCGCGCACAAAATAACCGGCCGTGCCGCGCGATTCGATCAGCCCCAGCGCCATCAGCCGGTCATAGGCCACGACCACGGTATTGGGACTCACCGCAAACTGCGCGGCCAACTGGCGGATGGACGGCAGGCGCGCGGCGGCGGGCAACTGGCCCGACCCAATGCGCTCGCGCAGGCCCAGCTCGATCTGGTCGGTCAGCGACGTGGATGCATTGCGGTCTAGCGAGAACATGAGCGAAGGTTAGCGCAATTAGCGCAGAAAGCTGATGGCCAGCACCACCAGCATGGCGCCCATGGTCAGGTTGAAGATACGCTGCTTGCGCGGGTCAGTCAGCAGGCGGCGGATGGCGACGCCGAACAGCGCCCACATCGACGCACTGGGCAGGCCAATCAACAGGCCCAACACCGACACCAGCAGCGCTCCCATGGGCGCGCTCATGCCCACCGGCATGAACACCGAGGCCAGCGTGATGGCCTTGACCCAGCTCTTGGGGTTGACCGCCTGGAACAGCACCGACTGCAGGAAGGTGAGCGGCTTGCCCTCCGCAGCCGCACCGAGAGCGCTGCCACTGAGCTTCCAGGCCAGATAGATCAGATACACCGCACCGGTGATGCGCAGGATCTGGTGCAACACCGGAAAGGCCACGAACAGGCTCCCCAGCCCCAGGCAGGTGAAGTAGGTTTGCACCGCCACACCGCTGGTCTGGCCCAGGATCTGCGGCAATGCGCCGCGGTAGCCAAATTGGGCGCCCGAGGTGGCGAGCATCACGTTGTTGGGCCCAGGCGTGCTCGACATCACGAAGCAGTAGGTCATCAAAGGCAATAAATCGGTCCACATGGGGCAGCTCCAGCGTTATGCGTTCGACTGTAGGCTGCGCACTCCGCATCACCAAGGCACAGACAGGCCCTTGCGCCCATGCGCTGTATCAGTCAAAGCAGCCCTACAGTGGCGCGGGGGCTAGGGCCGCACGCGGCGGAACGTCACGTTGATGCGCCGCCGCCCCACAAGTGCATGCTCCCCATCGGCCAGCGGCAACACCCCGTGAAAACGCAGACGCGACGGCCCGCCCCACACCACCACGTCGCCATGCACCAGCCGGTAGCGCTCCGGGCTGCCGGTGCGCTGGTGGCCCCCCCACAGGAACACGGCGGGCAGGCCCAACGACAGCGAGACGATGGGCGCGCGCAGGTCGCGTTCGTCCTTGTCCTGGTGCATGCCGAGCTTGGCCCCGGGCACGTAGAGATTGATCAAGCAGGAGTCGGGCACAAAGCCGGGGTAGCCCGCTTCGGCCGCCGCGCTGACCGCAAAGTCCATCAGGCAACCCGGCATGGCAGGCCAGGGCGCTTGGGTGATCGGATGCTGCGCCGCATAGTGGTAGCCGTCCGCCCCGGGCACCCAGCCCAGTGGCCCGCAGCGCGTGGTGGCCACCGACATGCTGTGCCCACCCGGCGTCTGCCAGTGTCGCGGCGGCGCCTGCGCCATAACGGATTCCACCGCCTGCAAAAGCTCCCCATCCCCCTCCCGCGCAAAGCCGCGCATCAGCACCGCGCCGGGCGCCAGCGTTTCGTGTGCGGTTTGCGCTTCGGGTGGAGGATCTTCGAACAGGTCCAGCGGGATCATGATTGCTCTTTTTTTGATAGCTGCTTGCACATATTTCACCTGGGCTGGAGGCTTATTTGATGCACAATTTTTGGCTATCGACCTGCTTTCTTGGGTAGAGCTTTCAATGCTTTTTTGGCGGCTTTGGGTGCCAGGTAGTTTTGCCCTGACACCACAGGTCTGCCAGTCCGGCTCTCCAGCTGTTTGCGCGCCTGCCCGGCGATGCCGCCACCGGCCTTGGCTGCGGTGGCGTTGTCTGGCAAGCCAGTGGCCTGGGTGGTCTCGGCGATCTGGCGCGTGGACAGCTCGGCCAGTGCGGTGAAGATCAATTCCGCCTCGGTCATGTGATCGCGCAGGTTGTGGCTGGCAAGGCCTTTGACGGCCTTGTGGTCTTTGACGCTGACGCCGCTCCATTCCTGGTGAATGATGTTGGTGAGGATGGCGAACTCTTGACCGGCTTTGATGTCGTGATCGCGCCAGTAATCAGTGAGTTTGTTGCGCGTCTCTTGTCCGGTCATGCGCTGCTGGATCCACTTGTCACTGCGGCCATGCTGTTGCCAGGTTTTGCGAGCACGGTTGAGCGAGAGGGCGGGGTCGGCCATTTCCTGCATGCGCTCGTAGCCCACTTTGGCAAGCCAGAGCTTGATGGGTTCGGCTTTGGGGCTGGGGACGGATTGCACGATGCGCAGTAGCGTGGCCGCTTGGGCGCAATCGGTCTCCCGCTGTTTGCCGTCTGTGGCGGTCAACTTCAACTGTACGATTTCCTCGTACGGTTGCTCCGAGCCGGCTTCTTGTGCCAGCTTGCGCTTGAGGTCTGACCAATAGCGCTTGGCACTCTTGCTCTCGGTCAACACCTGCACCACGTCGACCACCGAGAACCACCAAGTCTCGGTGTCTTCATCAAACACGCGGCGAATGGACTGACCGTCGAAGTCGGTGGGCAAGATTTTCATGGGCATGCTCCTGGGCAGCGGGACTATTGGGGCGCGATTGAATACTGTATTTTTACACAGTGGCATTTGGTCATGCAATCCCCATGCGGGTTTACAAACATAAACGCTTTGCGTGCGCCACCGGCTTGCCGCCACAGCGCCGGGCTGGCACAGTGCGAGCACCCAAGCCGCAAAGGAGTCCGTATGAAAGTCGAGCCGTACCTGTTTTTCAATGGCCGCTGTGAAGAGGCCATCACCTTCTACCAACAAGCCGTGGGCGCCGAGCTGCTGTTTCAGATGCGCATGAACGAGGCGCCCGAGCCACCGCCACCGGGGTCGGAGAACAAAATCATGCATGCCACCCTGCGCATCGGCACGACCGCGCTGATGGTGTCGGACGGCAACAGCAATATGCAGGCGAATTTCAAGGGGTTTTCCTTGTCGCTGGGCGTGGCCGACGCAGCGGAAGGCGAGCGGGTGTTTGCCGCGCTGGCCCAAGGCGGCACGGTCACGATGCCTTTGGGCAAGACGTTCTGGTCGCCCTGCTTTGGCATGCTGGAAGACCGCTTCGGGGTGGGCTGGATGGTCATCGCCCCAGCTGCGGCCTGAGCCCGACACGAAGGGCTACACGCACCACGGCACGCGGCCGGGAAGACATAGACTTGGCATTGCGCCCGTTCAGCAGTTGGACGGGTAGGCCGCAAAGTAAATACAACCGCGAGGAAGCACCCATGCCCCATCTGGTCATTCTGTACACGCCCAACCTGGACCGGGAGACCGACATGTCGGGCCTGTGCCGCACCCTTGCAGACACCATGCTGGCGCAGCGTGACGAGACCGGCAAACAGGTATTTCCTACCGGCGGTGTGCGGGTGCTGGCCTATGCAGCGGCGCACAGCGCCATTGCAGACGGCAAGGGCGACTACGGCTTTGTCTACCTGAACCTGCGCATCGCACGCGGGCGCAGTGCCGCCCTACAAAAGCAGATGGGCGACGCGCTGACCGCCGCGGTGGGTACGCACTTTGCCGCGCTGCTGGCGCAAAAGCCATTGGGCATCACGCTGCAAATTGACGAAGGTACGGAGGTGTTTGACGGCAAACATAGCTCGCTGCATCCGCTGTTCAACAAAGCCTAAGCGGGACCGCACCATGGGTCGCATGCGCGGATGGGGCTTGCTGCTGGCGGTGTGTGTGCCGCTGTTGATCTTTTTCAGCTGGTCGCAGCTGGGCAGTGAAAAGGCGCGTATCAACCTGCAGCGGTATGAAGACTGGTCGGCGAACAACGGCGGCGCGTTGATGCGACCGCTGTATGTGTACTTCCTGAAGAACCAGAAACCGGCGCTGCCCGGCGATGTGGCGCTGCCCGTCGTGCCCGCCAACAGTGGCGTGAAAACCTGGGCCCTGCAAAGCGACAGCACAGTGCTGGTGGAACTGGATGCCAAGGTGGACGGGCGCGTGGTGCAGTTGAAATACGTGCCGGTGGTGCGCTCTGCCACGGGTATTTTTTACGACTGCGTGAGCGCTACATCACCGGTGCAGATAGGGCGCCTGTGCAGCGCCGAAGTGCTGACGTCCGAGGCCGACATTCCCGCACAACTGGAGGCCAATGCCCAGGTGTTGCGCGATCTGCCTGCCACGGTGAGCACTGCGGGTGTGGCGCTGCAAGCCGGTGAAACTGGCAGCGTGGTGGTGGTGCCCGCCAACCCGGCCGATTTGAACCAGTGCGGCTTTCAGTGCGTCAAGCCACAAAGCTGCGTGACACCCCGGCCACTGGCCTGTGGCAAGACGGTGGATGAAGGCAACAGCCGCCACCTCGAAGTGGCCGCCACCAGCGATGACTTCCGCGGCAACAGCTTTGCCACACGCAGCGCGGCCGACCAGGCCTGCGAACGGTCGTCACTGGACGCAGGCTTTCGCGTAGCCGATGCGGCCAGCCTGGGCGGTGTGTTCCGGCTCGGGGGTGGCAACGAATACTGGGTGCACAACGGTGTGAGCGCCCAGAGCAACTGCTGGGCCAGCGATGGCGGCTGAGCGCGCCGCACCGGGCGGTGCAGGCCTGGCGGTCTGGTCCGCAGCCGTGGTGCTGGCGATTGCCGCACCCTGGCTAAGCCCGGTGAGCTGGGGCCCCACGCCCGAGATGGTGCAGCGCCTGCTGTCGGCGGGCTGTGCCGCCGTGTTGCTCGTGGCGCTGGTCGGATGGTCGCCACGCATCGATAGGCACACTCTCGCCAGCGGCATTGCGAACGCCTGGCTGCTGGCGGCGCTGCTGAGCGCGGTACTGGGCTTGTTGCAGTACTTTGGTGCAGAGGGCCTGTTGCCTGCCCACTGGGTGAACGCGTCCACACCGGGCCAGGCCTATGCGAACCTGCGCCAGCGCAACCAGTTTGCCTCGCTCACCTCGCTGGGCCTCGTGGCACTGCTGTACCTGGTGACGGCCCACACACCGGATCACAACCACACACGCACGCGAACCCACACGCTGGCGCTCATCCTCGCGCTTGCTTTGCTTGCGCTGGGCAACGCGACTAGCAGCTCCCGTACCGGAGTGTTGCAATGGGTGGGCCTGGTGGTGCTGGCATGGCTCTGGGGCCGCCAGAAGCCGGGGCCGCTATTGCGCTGGAGCCTGCAGGCGCTGGGGCTGTATGTGGTGGCCATGCTGGTGTTGCCGGTCTTGCTGCAGACGCAGTCGGGCATCGGTGGCGGCAATGCGCTGACGCGTTTTCAGGAGCACATTGGCTGCGAGAGCCGCCCGGTGTTATGGCGCAATGTGTTGGAACTCACCGCCCAACAGCCCTGGCTGGGCTGGGGTTGGGGCGAGCTGAAGTTTGCGCACTTCATCTACCCGTATGACGGGGAACGCTTCTGCGCGATTGTGGACAACGCCCACAACCTGCCACTGCACCTGGCCGTGACGCTGGGTGTGCCGCTGGCACTGCTGCTGTGCGGCGCACTGCTGGCCGCACTGTGGTGGGCCAAGCCCTGGCGTGAGAAAGAGGCCACACGGCGACTGGCCTGGGCCGGGCTGGTGGTCATCGGCATACACAGCCTGCTGGAGTACCCACTGTGGTATTCCCCGTTCCAGATGGCGGTGGCGTTGTGTCTTTGGTTGTTATGGCGCACACGTGCACCTAGCACTTACCAAGTTAACGAACCCATCGCGATGCGCCTGACAGTCACCGGAACATTGGCCGCCTGCACACTGGCGCTGGTGGCCTATGCAGGCTGGGACTACTGGCGTGTGGGCCAGCTCTACCTGCCACCCGCCTCACGGGATGAAGCCTACCGCGACGACACGCTGGACAAGGTGCGTGGCTCCTGGTTATTCCATGACGAGGTGCAGTTTGCCTATGTGACCACGACCACGCCAACGCCCGAGAATGCGGCGGCGCTGTATGCCGCGGCGCTGCAGACACTGCACTTCTCGCCCGAGCCCAAGGTCATTGCCCCGCTTTTGGCCAGCGCAGGCCTGCTGGGCCCGCCCAGCGCCACAGTGCAGCACATCCGTGCACGTTGGCGTGTGGTGTATGGCTCAACGGTGAATACGCCGGATTAGGCAGCCCTGCGGCTGGTCCACCAGCCCTCCAGTGTGTAGAGCACCAGCGCCACCCAGATCAGCACAAAACCAAACAGGCGCACGCCGGGCAACGGTTCGTGGAACAGCCACACCCCCATGAGCAACTGCAGCGTGGGCGAGATGTATTGCAAAAGGCCCAGCGTGGTGAGCGGAATGCGGCGTGCACCGGCGGCAAACAACAAGAGGGGTATGGCGGTGAGTGGTCCGGCCAGCAGCAGCCAGCCCAGCGAAGCCGCATCGCCCTGCACCAGCACGCCCTGCCCCTGTGCGGCCCAATAACCCAACACCGCCAATGCCAGCGGTGCGAGCATCAAGGTCTCCAGCGCCAAGCCTTCCAGTGCGCCCAGTGTGGCCACCTTGCGCAGCAGGCCATAGAAACCAAAGGTCAGGGCCAAGGTGAGCGCGATCCACGGCAGACGCCCGGTTTGCAGCGTGAGCCACAACACACCGGCAGCGGCCACGGCCAACGCAAGCCACTGGCCCGGGCGCGGACGCTCGCGCAGGAACACATAACCCATGGCCACATTGACCAGCGGCAGGATGAAATAACCCAGGCTGGCGTCCAGCACATGCTGGTTGTGCACCGCCCACACGTAGACCAGCCAGTTGGCAGACAGCAGCAGGGCCGACAGCGCAAAGGCGCCCAGCACACGCGGCTGGCGCAGCACCCCACCGACCCAGGCCCATTGCCGACGCACCAGCAACACGCCCAAAAGGAACACCAACGCCCACAAGGTGCGGTGCACCACCACCTCCAGCGCTGGCACATTGCCGACCTGGTGGAAATAGATGGGAAACAGGCCCCAGGCCGTATAGGCGAGGGCGGCGTAAATGATTCCTGAATTCATGTGTTTGGACGGTGTTGACTCCACAGGAGTGTGCCTCACCGTGACACATGGCTTGGCACTTCGCCCGCCCCGCGATGCCTTCAGTCCCAGCGCGGCGCCAGGCCCTCGGGGTTCACCAACCGGTCGCCACAATCCAACATGGCGATGGCGGCCATCTCTGCGTCCGTCAGCCGCAGTTGTTGTGCCTTCATATTGCTTTCCAGATTGGCACGCTGCGTGGATGAAGGAATCACCGCATACCCCAGCTGCATGGCCCAGGCCAGCGCCACCTGGGCGGTGGTGGCGCCGTGGCGCTGCGCAATCTGCGTGAGTACCGGGTCTTGCAGCACCTTGCCGTAGGCCAGCGTCATGTACGACGTGGTATGAATACCGTGGCTTTGCGCGAACGCCACCACCGCGCGGTTTTGCAGGTAGGGGCTCAATTCAATCTGGTGGGTGGCGATGTTGACCGCACCGACCGCGTCGACGGCCTGCTGCAACAGGGCCATGTTGAAGTTGGACACACCGATATGTTTCGTCAGGCCTTGCGCTTTGGCGTCCATCAGCGCACGCAGTGTGTCGGCCAGCGGTACTGCACCGCCGGGAGACGGCCAGTGGATCAGCGTGAGGTCCACATGGTCCATGCGCAGCTTGTCCAGACTGTCTTGCAGGCTGGGGATGACACGGTCTTGGGCCAGGTGTTCGGTCCAGATTTTGGTGGTGATGAACAGCTCGCTGCGCGGCACGCCGCTAGCGGCTATTGCCTGGCCCACCGCGGCTTCGTTGCCGTAGATTTGTGCGGTGTCGATCAGGCGGTAGCCCAGCGCAAGCGCGTTGCTGACGGAATCCACGACCACCTGGTCTTTCAGGCGGAAGGTGCCCAGGCCAAAAGCGGGAATGGGGGTGGATGTCAAAGTGTTGGAGGTCATGTGAATATTTCCGTATCAATGCGCGGGTGCGCGGCGTGGAGAAAGTGTTGGGGCATGGGCTCGGTCGCGGCTATCAAGGCGGCCACTCCAGAAGGTGAGCGCCAGCGCGCCCAGCACCACGACCGCACCGATCCACGGCGTGTGCATCAGACCGATGTGGGTGACTACCAGGCCACCGGCCCAGGCGGCAAACGCGATGCCCACGTTGAAGGCGGCGATGTTGAGGCCTGAGGCCACGTCTACCGCATGTGGCGTATGGCGCTCGGCCTGGCGCACCACGTAGACCTGCAGGCCCGGCACATTGCCAAACGCTACGGCACCCCACAGCAACACAGTGGCCACGGCCAGCCAGGGATGTGGTGCGGTGAAGTTGAAGACGAACAGCACAGCAGCCAGCAGCGCAAAAATGAGCTTGAGCGCAGCGATGGGGCCCTTGCGGTCGGCCAGCTTGCCACCCCAGATATTGCCCACGGCTACCGACACGCCGTACACCAGCATCACCCAACCCACTGCACCAGCGCTGAAGCCTGACTGCTGCAGGATGGGGGCGAGAAATGTGAACGGAATAAACGAGCCGCCGTAGCCGACCGCCGTGGTGGCATACACCAGCAA belongs to Rhodoferax saidenbachensis and includes:
- a CDS encoding PLP-dependent aminotransferase family protein, encoding MFSLDRNASTSLTDQIELGLRERIGSGQLPAAARLPSIRQLAAQFAVSPNTVVVAYDRLMALGLIESRGTAGYFVRESRAATPMPDAAALEAGEEQDGVWLAQQANDQRAGVLLASSGTLPPAWLEDAVPAAAVQRGLARASAGMASRCPPQGLPDLRERIAMVLRGIGIAVDAGRILTTFGGTHAIDLICRAFLQPGDTVLVEDPGYFLMFERLRKDGIRAVPIKRRPDGVDLEQLDAACREHKPRILFIQTVLHNPTGWSSTAANLHKVLMLAQQHGFLIAEDDVHGHFHPGHATRLASLSGLDRVIYYSSFCKALSPALRMGYMAADPTLLKALMREKICSILTTPALNEYVLLEVLAAGRWRKHLDRLNAKLLVARHASARQLTDAGLLLDHPGEGGLFLWATVPGDVDLNLLVQDAYRNKIVLMRGATFSADQQADAHIRFNVAFSQQPRLADYLRERLQSLAGARAALARVSGQALSKP
- a CDS encoding LysE family translocator — protein: MWTDLLPLMTYCFVMSSTPGPNNVMLATSGAQFGYRGALPQILGQTSGVAVQTYFTCLGLGSLFVAFPVLHQILRITGAVYLIYLAWKLSGSALGAAAEGKPLTFLQSVLFQAVNPKSWVKAITLASVFMPVGMSAPMGALLVSVLGLLIGLPSASMWALFGVAIRRLLTDPRKQRIFNLTMGAMLVVLAISFLR
- the alkB gene encoding DNA oxidative demethylase AlkB produces the protein MIPLDLFEDPPPEAQTAHETLAPGAVLMRGFAREGDGELLQAVESVMAQAPPRHWQTPGGHSMSVATTRCGPLGWVPGADGYHYAAQHPITQAPWPAMPGCLMDFAVSAAAEAGYPGFVPDSCLINLYVPGAKLGMHQDKDERDLRAPIVSLSLGLPAVFLWGGHQRTGSPERYRLVHGDVVVWGGPSRLRFHGVLPLADGEHALVGRRRINVTFRRVRP
- a CDS encoding BRO-N domain-containing protein; its protein translation is MKILPTDFDGQSIRRVFDEDTETWWFSVVDVVQVLTESKSAKRYWSDLKRKLAQEAGSEQPYEEIVQLKLTATDGKQRETDCAQAATLLRIVQSVPSPKAEPIKLWLAKVGYERMQEMADPALSLNRARKTWQQHGRSDKWIQQRMTGQETRNKLTDYWRDHDIKAGQEFAILTNIIHQEWSGVSVKDHKAVKGLASHNLRDHMTEAELIFTALAELSTRQIAETTQATGLPDNATAAKAGGGIAGQARKQLESRTGRPVVSGQNYLAPKAAKKALKALPKKAGR
- a CDS encoding VOC family protein, which gives rise to MKVEPYLFFNGRCEEAITFYQQAVGAELLFQMRMNEAPEPPPPGSENKIMHATLRIGTTALMVSDGNSNMQANFKGFSLSLGVADAAEGERVFAALAQGGTVTMPLGKTFWSPCFGMLEDRFGVGWMVIAPAAA
- a CDS encoding 5-carboxymethyl-2-hydroxymuconate Delta-isomerase, giving the protein MPHLVILYTPNLDRETDMSGLCRTLADTMLAQRDETGKQVFPTGGVRVLAYAAAHSAIADGKGDYGFVYLNLRIARGRSAALQKQMGDALTAAVGTHFAALLAQKPLGITLQIDEGTEVFDGKHSSLHPLFNKA
- a CDS encoding PglL family O-oligosaccharyltransferase produces the protein MAAERAAPGGAGLAVWSAAVVLAIAAPWLSPVSWGPTPEMVQRLLSAGCAAVLLVALVGWSPRIDRHTLASGIANAWLLAALLSAVLGLLQYFGAEGLLPAHWVNASTPGQAYANLRQRNQFASLTSLGLVALLYLVTAHTPDHNHTRTRTHTLALILALALLALGNATSSSRTGVLQWVGLVVLAWLWGRQKPGPLLRWSLQALGLYVVAMLVLPVLLQTQSGIGGGNALTRFQEHIGCESRPVLWRNVLELTAQQPWLGWGWGELKFAHFIYPYDGERFCAIVDNAHNLPLHLAVTLGVPLALLLCGALLAALWWAKPWREKEATRRLAWAGLVVIGIHSLLEYPLWYSPFQMAVALCLWLLWRTRAPSTYQVNEPIAMRLTVTGTLAACTLALVAYAGWDYWRVGQLYLPPASRDEAYRDDTLDKVRGSWLFHDEVQFAYVTTTTPTPENAAALYAAALQTLHFSPEPKVIAPLLASAGLLGPPSATVQHIRARWRVVYGSTVNTPD
- the rarD gene encoding EamA family transporter RarD is translated as MNSGIIYAALAYTAWGLFPIYFHQVGNVPALEVVVHRTLWALVFLLGVLLVRRQWAWVGGVLRQPRVLGAFALSALLLSANWLVYVWAVHNQHVLDASLGYFILPLVNVAMGYVFLRERPRPGQWLALAVAAAGVLWLTLQTGRLPWIALTLALTFGFYGLLRKVATLGALEGLALETLMLAPLALAVLGYWAAQGQGVLVQGDAASLGWLLLAGPLTAIPLLLFAAGARRIPLTTLGLLQYISPTLQLLMGVWLFHEPLPGVRLFGFVLIWVALVLYTLEGWWTSRRAA
- the dkgB gene encoding 2,5-didehydrogluconate reductase DkgB, giving the protein MTSNTLTSTPIPAFGLGTFRLKDQVVVDSVSNALALGYRLIDTAQIYGNEAAVGQAIAASGVPRSELFITTKIWTEHLAQDRVIPSLQDSLDKLRMDHVDLTLIHWPSPGGAVPLADTLRALMDAKAQGLTKHIGVSNFNMALLQQAVDAVGAVNIATHQIELSPYLQNRAVVAFAQSHGIHTTSYMTLAYGKVLQDPVLTQIAQRHGATTAQVALAWAMQLGYAVIPSSTQRANLESNMKAQQLRLTDAEMAAIAMLDCGDRLVNPEGLAPRWD